One window from the genome of Streptomyces sp. WZ-12 encodes:
- a CDS encoding phosphotriesterase family protein produces MSPSAAATPVIRTVLGDLAPEQLGVCDAHDHLFLTSPQLPGQELADADAAAAELRAFRDAGGAAVVQWTPYGMGRRAAELPRLARESGVTIVAATGLHQEAHYAPEVLANLPTDLAALFVAELTEGIGSVGRGGRADGDAGADADRPRAGLIKVAGGFHGLDRHARRTMTAAAEAHRETGAAIGVHLELGTGALDVLDLLCGELAVPPDRVILGHLNRSPDLTVHRMAAKTGAYLAFDGPSRAHHATDWRLPEAVTALCDAGFADRILLGGDTTTAAARSVNGGPGMPNLLRRFSRRLGFAVGEALVRQMLVANAGMAFGLRVVG; encoded by the coding sequence GTGAGCCCGTCTGCCGCCGCCACGCCCGTCATCCGCACCGTGCTCGGCGACCTCGCCCCCGAGCAGCTCGGCGTCTGCGACGCACACGACCACCTGTTCCTCACCAGCCCCCAACTGCCGGGCCAGGAACTGGCCGACGCCGACGCGGCCGCCGCCGAGCTACGGGCCTTCCGGGACGCCGGCGGGGCGGCGGTGGTCCAGTGGACGCCGTACGGCATGGGCCGGCGCGCCGCCGAACTGCCGCGGCTGGCCCGCGAGTCGGGCGTGACGATCGTGGCCGCGACCGGCCTCCATCAGGAGGCGCACTACGCCCCGGAGGTCCTGGCGAACCTCCCGACAGACCTGGCCGCGCTCTTCGTCGCGGAACTCACCGAGGGGATCGGGAGCGTGGGCCGCGGCGGCCGGGCCGACGGCGACGCCGGGGCCGACGCGGACCGCCCCCGGGCCGGCCTGATCAAGGTGGCCGGCGGCTTCCACGGGCTGGACCGGCACGCCCGGCGCACCATGACGGCCGCCGCCGAGGCCCACCGGGAGACCGGCGCGGCCATCGGCGTCCACCTGGAGCTCGGCACCGGGGCACTGGACGTCCTCGACCTGCTCTGCGGCGAGTTGGCGGTCCCGCCGGACCGGGTGATCCTCGGCCACCTCAACCGCTCGCCCGACCTCACGGTCCACCGGATGGCCGCCAAGACCGGCGCCTACCTCGCCTTCGACGGGCCGTCGCGCGCTCACCACGCCACGGACTGGCGCCTACCGGAAGCGGTGACGGCACTATGCGACGCGGGGTTCGCCGACCGCATCCTCCTCGGCGGCGACACCACGACGGCCGCCGCACGCTCGGTGAACGGCGGGCCCGGCATGCCGAATCTGCTACGCAGGTTTAGCCGACGACTTGGGTTCGCGGTGGGCGAGGCGTTGGTCCGACAGATGTTGGTCGCCAACGCTGGGATGGCGTTTGGCCTACGCGTTGTCGG
- a CDS encoding DUF4865 family protein, whose protein sequence is MHAMQYRITLPADYDMGIIRQRVTTKGPLLDTLPGLGLKAYGVRERGTDGSPVNQYAPFYLWVDQEAMTRFLTGAGFRALSDDFGRPAVHNWQGLYHRFGPAAGHAPAAYTRRAELLPEDADPTTAIENATAAHEELAHTDGVHSTALGLDPRHWELVHFTLWASPTPESADGERYRVLHLSAPGTELLGTGRQR, encoded by the coding sequence ATGCACGCCATGCAGTACCGCATCACCCTGCCCGCCGACTACGACATGGGGATCATCCGCCAACGGGTCACCACCAAGGGCCCGTTGCTGGACACCCTCCCGGGCCTCGGCCTCAAGGCGTACGGCGTCCGCGAACGCGGCACCGACGGCTCGCCGGTCAACCAGTACGCGCCCTTCTACCTCTGGGTCGACCAGGAGGCGATGACCCGCTTCCTGACCGGCGCGGGGTTCCGCGCCCTGTCCGACGACTTCGGGCGCCCCGCGGTCCACAACTGGCAGGGCCTGTACCACCGTTTTGGCCCCGCCGCCGGACACGCCCCCGCCGCCTACACCCGGCGCGCCGAACTCCTCCCGGAGGACGCCGACCCGACCACCGCCATCGAGAACGCCACGGCGGCGCACGAGGAGTTGGCGCATACGGACGGCGTCCACTCCACGGCCCTCGGCCTCGATCCCCGGCACTGGGAACTGGTCCACTTCACGCTGTGGGCCTCCCCCACCCCCGAGTCCGCGGACGGGGAGCGCTACCGGGTGCTGCACCTGTCCGCCCCGGGCACCGAGCTGTTGGGCACCGGGCGGCAACGGTGA
- a CDS encoding TetR/AcrR family transcriptional regulator has protein sequence MSNSAQSGAAAESQAPPASTRERLVASTQELLWERGYVGTSPKAILQQAGVGQGSMYHHFAGKSDLALAAIRRTAEDMTAAAEEIFAGPGTAYDRVEAYLLRERRVLRGCPIGRMTQDRDVVQDPELRAPLDEMFGWLRRRIAEVLAEGRRRGELSADLDPTATAASVAAVVQGGYVLARAAEDTAPFDAAVHGLLALLAAQRTPDRPAAPDAP, from the coding sequence ATGAGCAACAGCGCGCAGAGCGGGGCGGCGGCCGAGTCGCAGGCACCCCCGGCCAGCACCAGGGAACGGCTCGTCGCCAGCACCCAGGAACTCCTGTGGGAGCGCGGCTACGTGGGCACCAGCCCCAAGGCGATCCTCCAGCAAGCCGGGGTGGGCCAGGGCAGCATGTACCACCACTTCGCCGGCAAGTCCGACCTCGCGCTGGCGGCGATCCGGCGCACCGCCGAGGACATGACGGCGGCGGCCGAGGAGATCTTCGCCGGCCCCGGCACCGCGTACGACCGGGTCGAGGCGTATCTGCTGCGGGAGCGGCGGGTGCTGCGCGGCTGCCCGATCGGACGGATGACGCAGGACCGCGACGTGGTCCAGGACCCCGAACTACGGGCCCCGTTGGACGAGATGTTCGGCTGGCTCCGGCGCCGGATCGCCGAGGTCCTCGCCGAGGGCCGGCGGCGCGGCGAGCTGTCCGCCGACCTCGATCCGACCGCCACCGCGGCGAGCGTGGCCGCCGTCGTCCAGGGCGGCTACGTCCTGGCCCGGGCGGCCGAGGACACCGCGCCGTTCGACGCGGCCGTGCACGGCCTGCTGGCGCTGCTGGCCGCCCAGCGCACGCCGGACCGCCCCGCCGCGCCCGACGCCCCCTGA
- a CDS encoding SHOCT domain-containing protein: MSTSANALAQHWSGGGPGPWILFVPLVWAAAAFGVVTLLRRAGWRRGGPGRAFRGPWSGARPAGGGDAPTPIAVLGRRFAAGEIDEEEYWRRLSVLEEHFGANPRGKAA, encoded by the coding sequence ATGAGCACGTCCGCGAACGCGCTGGCACAGCACTGGTCCGGCGGTGGGCCGGGGCCCTGGATCCTGTTCGTCCCGCTGGTCTGGGCGGCCGCCGCCTTCGGGGTGGTGACGCTGCTGCGCCGCGCCGGGTGGCGGCGTGGCGGTCCCGGGCGGGCCTTCCGCGGCCCGTGGTCGGGGGCCCGGCCCGCGGGCGGTGGGGACGCGCCCACGCCGATCGCCGTCCTCGGGCGCCGGTTCGCCGCCGGCGAGATCGACGAGGAGGAGTACTGGCGGCGGTTGTCCGTCCTGGAGGAGCACTTCGGCGCCAACCCCAGGGGGAAGGCCGCCTGA
- a CDS encoding ATP-binding protein, which translates to MIRQPSRHCTVELQALPARIGHVRRIVTAQLRYWQLDALIDPAALGVTELLANVHRHARPSKQCTVELCVLLDQLTVSVHDLDPRLPRLRTAGGWETSGRGLALIAALSESWGVRPRDPGKIVWFTLPALTTAPAEARQRHAGWDAAPLTEPATDPRPRTRSAQVG; encoded by the coding sequence GTGATCAGGCAGCCCAGCAGACACTGCACGGTGGAGCTCCAGGCCCTTCCGGCCCGCATCGGGCACGTGCGCAGGATCGTCACCGCGCAGCTGCGCTACTGGCAGCTCGACGCCCTGATCGACCCGGCCGCACTCGGGGTGACCGAACTCCTCGCCAACGTCCACCGGCACGCCCGTCCGAGCAAGCAGTGCACGGTCGAACTGTGCGTGCTGCTCGACCAGTTGACGGTTTCGGTGCACGACCTCGACCCCCGGCTGCCGCGGCTGCGGACGGCCGGCGGTTGGGAGACCTCCGGCCGCGGGCTGGCACTGATCGCGGCCCTCAGCGAGAGCTGGGGGGTGCGCCCACGCGACCCGGGGAAGATCGTGTGGTTCACCCTCCCCGCCCTCACCACCGCCCCCGCGGAGGCCCGTCAACGGCACGCCGGGTGGGACGCCGCGCCGTTGACGGAGCCGGCCACCGACCCCCGGCCCCGCACCCGGAGCGCGCAGGTCGGCTGA
- a CDS encoding PLP-dependent cysteine synthase family protein, with protein MSTAQQPQGRPGDQGATQIPVLPTVDVDRSDPDYRDWLKEAVRKVQADANRTADTHLLRFPLPERWGIDLYLKDESTHPTGSLKHRLARSLFLYGLCNGWIRPGKPVIEASSGSTAVSEAYFAALIGVPFIAVMPATTSREKTRLIEFHGGTCHLVQDPRTVYEVSARLAAESGGHYMDQFTYAERATDWRGNNNIAESIYQQLRLERYPEPAWIVATAGTGGTSATIARYVHYMQFDTRICVPDPENSCFFDGWRTGDAKTDCATASRIEGIGRPRMEPSFVPGAIDRMMKVPDAASIAAIRALERAIGRKAGGSTGTGLWSALRIVAEMVAEGRTGSVVTLLCDPGERYLDKYYSDDWLAAQGLDIAPYARTIEHFLASGSWDG; from the coding sequence GTGAGCACCGCACAACAGCCGCAGGGCCGGCCCGGGGACCAGGGGGCGACCCAGATCCCGGTCCTGCCGACCGTCGACGTGGACCGTTCGGATCCGGACTACCGGGACTGGCTGAAAGAAGCCGTCCGCAAGGTCCAGGCGGACGCCAACCGCACCGCCGATACCCACCTGCTGCGCTTCCCGCTGCCCGAGCGGTGGGGCATCGACCTCTACCTCAAGGACGAGTCGACGCACCCCACCGGCAGCCTCAAGCACCGGCTGGCCCGCTCGCTGTTCCTCTACGGGCTGTGCAACGGCTGGATCCGCCCGGGGAAGCCGGTGATCGAGGCGTCCAGCGGTTCCACGGCCGTCTCCGAGGCGTACTTCGCCGCGCTGATCGGCGTCCCGTTCATCGCCGTGATGCCGGCCACCACCAGCCGGGAGAAGACCCGGCTGATCGAATTCCACGGCGGCACCTGCCATCTGGTGCAGGACCCGCGGACCGTCTACGAGGTCTCGGCGCGGCTGGCCGCCGAGTCCGGCGGGCACTACATGGACCAGTTCACCTATGCCGAGCGGGCCACCGACTGGCGCGGAAACAACAACATCGCCGAGTCGATCTACCAGCAACTGCGGCTGGAGCGCTATCCCGAGCCCGCCTGGATCGTCGCCACCGCCGGCACCGGCGGCACCTCAGCGACCATCGCCCGCTACGTCCACTACATGCAGTTCGACACCCGGATCTGCGTCCCCGACCCGGAGAACTCCTGCTTCTTCGACGGCTGGCGCACCGGAGACGCGAAGACCGACTGCGCCACCGCCTCCCGGATCGAGGGCATCGGCCGGCCGCGGATGGAGCCCAGCTTCGTGCCCGGGGCGATCGACCGGATGATGAAGGTGCCGGACGCGGCGAGCATCGCGGCCATCCGCGCGCTGGAGCGGGCGATCGGCCGCAAGGCGGGCGGTTCGACCGGCACCGGGCTGTGGAGCGCGCTGCGGATCGTCGCGGAGATGGTCGCCGAGGGGCGCACCGGGTCCGTGGTGACGCTGCTCTGCGACCCGGGCGAGCGCTACCTCGACAAGTACTACTCCGACGACTGGTTGGCCGCCCAGGGGCTCGACATCGCGCCCTACGCCCGGACCATCGAGCACTTCCTCGCCAGCGGGTCCTGGGACGGCTGA
- a CDS encoding SRPBCC family protein: MSRRLRPVALGFAASAPLRLTFSTEVAAPPGAVYAALADDVPGLPEWFAAVSRAEPTPDGRGREITLTGGVRFAETLLATEPAARYAYRIDTTNAPVVRALLEDWRLTPAGAGTRVRWTFAADGPAAFRWLMPLARPALGRAFRVALRALDRRLAAG, from the coding sequence TTGTCCCGACGGCTCCGCCCCGTCGCGCTCGGCTTCGCCGCCTCGGCGCCGCTGCGGCTGACGTTCAGCACCGAGGTCGCGGCGCCGCCCGGGGCCGTCTACGCCGCGCTGGCGGACGACGTCCCGGGCCTACCCGAGTGGTTCGCCGCGGTGTCCCGGGCGGAGCCGACGCCCGACGGCCGGGGCCGGGAGATCACCCTCACCGGCGGTGTCCGCTTCGCCGAGACGCTGCTGGCCACCGAGCCCGCCGCGCGCTACGCCTACCGCATCGACACCACCAACGCCCCCGTGGTGCGGGCCCTGTTGGAGGACTGGCGGCTGACGCCGGCCGGCGCCGGGACCCGGGTGCGGTGGACGTTCGCGGCGGACGGCCCGGCGGCGTTCCGCTGGCTGATGCCGCTGGCCCGGCCGGCCCTCGGCCGCGCCTTCCGGGTCGCGCTGCGGGCCCTGGACCGCCGGCTCGCCGCGGGCTGA
- a CDS encoding DeoR/GlpR family DNA-binding transcription regulator: MGDNQNLLAEQRRALILDEVRRRGGARVNELTRRLSVSDMTVRRDLDALARQGVIEKVHGGALPVGEPSAHEPGFEAKSGLELSAKAEIAKAAAELAVPGSAIALAGGTTAYALAQRLVEVPELTVVTNSVRVAEVFYDAQRAAASGREGPAPAKAATVVLTGGIRTPSDTLVGPVADAAIRSLHFDLLFLGVHGISVEAGLSTPNLAEAETNRHFVRSARRVVVVADHTKWGTVGLSSFAALDEVDVLVTDAGLPAEARAEFGDRPTELVVAGETPPSADD; this comes from the coding sequence GTGGGCGACAACCAGAATCTGCTCGCGGAGCAGCGACGGGCCCTGATCCTCGACGAGGTCAGACGGCGCGGCGGCGCGCGGGTCAACGAGCTCACCCGGCGCCTGAGCGTCTCGGACATGACGGTCCGTCGCGATCTGGACGCGCTGGCCCGCCAGGGCGTGATCGAGAAGGTGCACGGCGGGGCCCTCCCGGTGGGCGAGCCCAGTGCGCACGAGCCGGGCTTCGAGGCCAAGTCGGGGCTGGAGCTGAGCGCCAAGGCCGAGATCGCCAAGGCGGCGGCCGAGTTGGCGGTGCCGGGCAGCGCGATCGCGCTGGCGGGCGGCACGACGGCGTATGCGCTGGCGCAGCGGCTGGTGGAGGTACCGGAGCTGACGGTTGTGACGAATTCGGTCCGGGTGGCCGAGGTGTTCTACGACGCCCAGCGGGCCGCGGCCAGCGGCCGCGAGGGACCCGCGCCGGCGAAGGCGGCGACGGTGGTGCTGACGGGCGGCATCCGCACCCCGTCGGACACCCTGGTCGGCCCGGTGGCGGACGCCGCGATCCGCTCGCTCCACTTCGATCTGCTCTTCCTCGGCGTGCACGGCATATCGGTGGAGGCTGGGCTCTCCACGCCCAACCTCGCGGAGGCGGAGACCAATCGGCACTTCGTGCGCTCCGCGCGGCGGGTGGTGGTGGTCGCGGACCACACCAAGTGGGGCACGGTCGGCCTGAGTTCGTTCGCCGCCCTGGACGAGGTGGACGTGCTGGTGACGGACGCCGGGCTGCCCGCCGAGGCCCGTGCGGAGTTCGGCGACCGGCCGACGGAGCTGGTGGTGGCGGGCGAGACGCCGCCCTCCGCGGACGATTGA
- a CDS encoding right-handed parallel beta-helix repeat-containing protein: protein MAQGSVQVTHSGTSRWRRRTGEYSSLAAALEAAGDGDVLTVPAGTYRENLVLQRAVTLRGPEGSRGSVRIAPADGVALTIRASATVHDLHLEATDSAAPALLVEDGAPELTDIRVVTRSAAGIEVRGGARPTVRRCTVDNAGGVGISVLDGAGGVFEECEVMAAGQAGVAVRGGAHPRLERCRIHHASGAGLSLSGEGSAVEAVGCELYEIKGTGVQVAARATGHLTDCTVHRTTADGVTLDTDAVLTLADCDIHDIPENAVDLRSRSVLTLTRSTVRHFGRNGLSVWDPGTRVDANQCEIHDSTGDYPAVWVSDGATAVLDSTRVHDVPDALFVLDRGSRADVVDCDLAQVRNTAVSVSDGATVQLDDCRIRESSTGAWFRDHGSGGTLANCTIDGAQTGVIVTKGADPTIEGCTVSSPTEAGFYVSAEGRGTFHGCRVTGSSGFGFHVIDGCRTTLTRCRTERCARGGYEFADALGGGGPTVEDCTSDESRTAQAPTVTVPPVQQATQTAGLLGNVPSARPAPAATATPEAAPTPGRPSEEVLGELDTLVGLESVKREVRTLINMIEVGRRRQEAGLKAASARRHLVFTGSPGTGKTTVARLYGEILHALGVLERGHLVEVSRVDLVGEHIGSTAIRTQEAFDRARGGVLFIDEAYALAPEDSGRDFGKEAIDTLVKLMEDHRDAVVVIVAGYTAEMERFLATNPGISSRFSRTIRFGDYAPEELLRIVEQQGEEHEYRLAEGTGEALLKHFTALPKGPSFGNGRTARQTFEAMVERHAGRVAKLTDPSTDDLTLLYAEDLPELP from the coding sequence ATGGCACAGGGTTCGGTCCAGGTGACGCACTCCGGAACGTCGCGTTGGCGGCGCCGCACCGGTGAGTACAGTTCGCTCGCCGCCGCCCTGGAGGCCGCCGGGGACGGTGACGTCCTGACCGTGCCGGCCGGCACCTACCGCGAGAACCTGGTGCTGCAACGGGCGGTGACGCTGCGCGGCCCGGAGGGGTCTCGCGGCTCGGTGCGGATCGCGCCGGCCGACGGGGTCGCGCTGACGATACGCGCCTCGGCCACCGTCCACGACCTGCACCTGGAGGCCACCGACTCGGCGGCGCCGGCGCTGTTGGTGGAGGACGGCGCCCCGGAGTTGACCGACATCCGGGTGGTGACCCGGTCCGCGGCGGGGATCGAGGTGCGCGGCGGGGCCCGTCCGACGGTGCGGCGGTGCACGGTCGACAACGCCGGCGGCGTCGGCATCAGCGTCCTGGACGGCGCCGGCGGGGTCTTCGAGGAGTGCGAGGTGATGGCCGCGGGGCAGGCCGGGGTGGCGGTGCGCGGCGGCGCCCACCCGCGGCTGGAGCGCTGCCGGATCCACCACGCCTCGGGCGCCGGGCTGTCGCTGTCCGGCGAGGGCAGCGCGGTCGAGGCGGTGGGCTGTGAGCTGTACGAGATCAAGGGCACGGGCGTCCAGGTGGCGGCGCGGGCCACCGGCCACCTCACCGACTGCACGGTGCACCGCACCACCGCGGACGGTGTCACCCTGGACACCGACGCGGTGCTCACGCTCGCCGACTGCGACATCCACGACATTCCGGAGAACGCGGTGGACCTGCGCTCCCGTTCGGTGCTGACGCTGACCCGCAGCACGGTGCGGCACTTCGGGCGCAACGGCCTGTCGGTGTGGGACCCGGGCACCCGGGTGGACGCCAACCAGTGCGAGATCCACGACAGTACGGGCGACTACCCGGCGGTGTGGGTCAGCGACGGGGCGACCGCGGTGCTGGACTCCACGCGGGTGCACGACGTCCCCGACGCGCTGTTCGTGCTGGACCGGGGCTCCCGGGCCGACGTGGTCGACTGCGACCTGGCGCAGGTCCGCAACACCGCGGTGTCGGTGAGCGACGGCGCCACCGTCCAGTTGGACGACTGCCGGATCCGGGAGTCCTCGACCGGCGCCTGGTTCCGCGACCACGGCAGCGGCGGCACGCTCGCCAACTGCACCATCGACGGGGCGCAGACCGGGGTGATCGTCACCAAGGGCGCGGACCCCACCATCGAGGGCTGCACGGTCAGTTCGCCGACCGAGGCCGGGTTCTACGTCTCCGCGGAGGGCCGCGGCACCTTCCACGGCTGCCGAGTCACCGGCAGCTCCGGCTTCGGCTTCCACGTGATCGACGGCTGCCGGACGACGCTGACCCGGTGCCGCACGGAGCGGTGCGCCCGCGGCGGCTACGAGTTCGCCGACGCGCTCGGCGGCGGCGGGCCCACGGTCGAGGACTGCACCAGCGACGAGAGCCGGACGGCTCAGGCACCCACGGTGACCGTTCCGCCCGTCCAACAGGCCACGCAGACCGCCGGGTTGCTGGGCAACGTCCCCAGCGCGCGGCCGGCGCCGGCCGCCACCGCGACCCCGGAGGCGGCGCCGACGCCCGGCCGCCCCTCCGAGGAGGTGCTGGGCGAACTGGACACCCTGGTGGGGCTGGAGAGCGTCAAACGGGAGGTGCGCACCCTGATCAACATGATCGAGGTGGGGCGCCGGCGGCAGGAGGCCGGCCTGAAGGCCGCATCGGCCCGCCGCCACCTGGTGTTCACCGGCTCCCCCGGCACCGGCAAGACCACGGTGGCCCGGCTGTACGGCGAGATCCTGCACGCCCTGGGGGTGTTGGAGCGCGGCCACCTGGTCGAGGTGTCCCGGGTGGACCTGGTGGGCGAGCACATCGGCTCGACGGCGATCCGCACCCAGGAGGCGTTCGACCGGGCGCGCGGCGGGGTGCTGTTCATCGACGAGGCGTACGCCCTGGCACCCGAGGACTCCGGGCGGGACTTCGGCAAGGAGGCCATCGACACCCTGGTGAAGCTGATGGAGGACCACCGGGACGCGGTGGTGGTGATCGTGGCCGGCTACACCGCGGAGATGGAGCGCTTCCTGGCCACCAACCCCGGTATCTCGTCCCGTTTCTCACGCACCATCAGGTTTGGTGACTACGCCCCGGAGGAGCTGCTGCGGATCGTCGAGCAGCAGGGCGAGGAGCACGAGTACCGCCTCGCCGAGGGAACCGGCGAGGCGCTGCTCAAACACTTCACGGCGCTGCCCAAGGGGCCGTCGTTCGGCAACGGGCGCACCGCCCGGCAGACGTTCGAGGCGATGGTCGAGCGGCACGCGGGCCGGGTCGCCAAGCTCACCGACCCGAGCACCGACGACCTGACCCTCCTCTACGCCGAGGACCTGCCCGAACTCCCCTGA
- a CDS encoding Rv1733c family protein, with product MRAIRGIWHWRGNPLRRRTDRWEAWLALGAALLIAVGAPAAGWFAGRAAHGALLTTVRLQRHERRPVWATVTRPASGTRVVPDPDTSVPHPGHPRVLARWAGPDGGPRSGEVATPRPVRAGERFRLWTDAHGRPAPPPMDEGTAGTHAGLAGAGAAVAFGGLVEGARRLAVRQLMVRRFRRWDAAWERAGQDWGRADAGS from the coding sequence ATGCGGGCGATCAGGGGCATCTGGCACTGGCGGGGCAATCCGCTCCGGCGCCGCACCGACCGGTGGGAAGCCTGGCTGGCACTGGGCGCCGCACTGCTCATCGCCGTCGGGGCGCCGGCCGCCGGCTGGTTCGCCGGACGGGCCGCGCACGGCGCCCTGTTGACGACCGTGCGGCTCCAGCGCCACGAACGCCGACCGGTGTGGGCGACCGTGACCCGGCCGGCCTCCGGCACCCGGGTCGTCCCCGACCCGGACACCTCCGTGCCGCACCCCGGGCACCCGCGGGTCCTCGCCCGTTGGGCCGGGCCGGACGGTGGCCCGCGGAGCGGGGAGGTGGCCACGCCGCGTCCGGTGCGGGCCGGCGAGCGGTTCCGGCTGTGGACCGACGCCCACGGGCGGCCGGCGCCGCCGCCGATGGACGAGGGCACCGCTGGCACCCATGCGGGGCTGGCCGGGGCGGGCGCCGCGGTGGCGTTCGGGGGGCTCGTCGAGGGCGCCCGGCGGCTCGCGGTACGGCAGTTGATGGTGCGTCGGTTCCGGCGCTGGGACGCGGCGTGGGAGCGCGCCGGACAGGACTGGGGCCGTGCCGACGCCGGGAGTTGA
- a CDS encoding ATP-binding protein: MLNPEPAGHGGAEGPAEEPGRRLLQRRFTARLLPQLRLLVEECAAREGLNEPRRGEFVLAVDEIAGNAVEHAGGAGRLVLRRVGDELECRISDAGPGFSETVIPELLPGLDGAPKGRGLWLARLVTDRFAVAPGTGAAGRQGAVVTVAVKLH, encoded by the coding sequence GTGCTGAACCCGGAACCCGCGGGTCACGGTGGGGCGGAGGGCCCGGCGGAGGAGCCGGGCCGTCGGTTACTGCAGCGGCGCTTCACCGCGCGGCTGCTGCCGCAGTTGCGGCTGCTGGTCGAGGAGTGCGCCGCCCGCGAGGGGCTGAACGAGCCGCGGCGCGGGGAGTTCGTGCTGGCCGTCGACGAGATCGCCGGGAACGCCGTGGAGCACGCCGGCGGCGCGGGGCGGCTGGTGCTGCGGCGGGTGGGCGACGAGTTGGAGTGCCGGATCAGCGATGCCGGCCCCGGTTTCAGCGAGACGGTGATCCCGGAGCTGCTACCGGGCCTGGACGGGGCGCCCAAGGGGCGGGGGCTGTGGCTGGCGCGCCTGGTGACGGACCGGTTCGCGGTTGCCCCGGGCACCGGCGCCGCCGGCCGGCAGGGCGCGGTGGTGACGGTGGCGGTCAAGCTGCACTGA
- a CDS encoding MEDS domain-containing protein produces MPASHAASGRLIPVQRLGPGDHAFVGYGDDEVRWEAVTAFVRLGLARGEKVLVLPCPEVPTDEVLARIDFPNRSPARARERGQLVITTMRELIRPDAEFTAARQLARLRAATDRATAEGYTGLRAFIDMGWVADLGADVSAVARRETGSRSLFAGRPYTEVCAYDRRRFGREWVGAMERAHPRAVLERLGGLRVALGAGGVLCFVGEADAANRPAFVRSLELALARTAAARRLTVDLTGLHFLSVGCAVGLLVRVRGAAGHELVEVRCAPGQHRMLRRLGAEAVPRLAPIQTEGGARPC; encoded by the coding sequence ATGCCTGCCAGCCACGCCGCGAGCGGTCGCCTCATCCCCGTTCAGCGCCTGGGGCCCGGGGACCACGCCTTCGTCGGCTACGGCGACGACGAGGTGCGGTGGGAGGCGGTCACGGCGTTCGTCCGGCTCGGGCTGGCCCGCGGCGAGAAGGTCCTGGTGCTGCCGTGCCCGGAGGTGCCGACGGACGAGGTGCTGGCCCGGATCGACTTCCCCAACCGCAGCCCGGCCCGGGCCCGTGAGCGCGGCCAACTGGTGATCACCACCATGCGCGAACTGATCCGCCCGGACGCCGAGTTCACCGCCGCCCGGCAACTGGCGCGGCTGCGCGCGGCCACCGACCGGGCGACGGCCGAGGGGTACACCGGGCTGCGGGCGTTCATCGACATGGGCTGGGTGGCCGACCTCGGTGCCGACGTCTCGGCGGTGGCGCGGCGCGAGACCGGCTCCCGGTCGCTGTTCGCCGGCCGGCCGTACACCGAGGTCTGCGCCTACGACCGGCGGCGGTTCGGCCGGGAGTGGGTGGGGGCGATGGAGCGGGCGCATCCGCGGGCCGTCCTGGAGCGGTTGGGCGGTCTGCGGGTGGCGCTCGGGGCGGGCGGGGTGCTGTGCTTCGTCGGTGAGGCGGACGCGGCCAACCGGCCCGCGTTCGTGCGGTCGTTGGAGCTCGCGCTGGCCCGGACCGCGGCGGCCCGGCGGCTGACCGTCGACCTGACCGGGCTGCACTTTTTGTCGGTGGGCTGTGCGGTGGGCCTGCTCGTGCGGGTCCGGGGGGCGGCCGGCCACGAACTGGTGGAGGTGCGCTGCGCCCCCGGGCAGCACCGGATGTTGCGGCGGCTGGGCGCGGAGGCGGTGCCCCGACTGGCGCCGATTCAGACCGAGGGAGGAGCGCGGCCGTGCTGA